In Rhizobium jaguaris, a single window of DNA contains:
- the nuoF gene encoding NADH-quinone oxidoreductase subunit NuoF, with protein sequence MFDPVLLRNIGDPDSRLLSTYEAGGGYRALAKVLHEHSPDEVIDLVKASNLRGRGGAGFPTGMKWSFVPKRNDKPKYLCCNADEGEPGTFKDRIIMERDPHQLIEGLAISAYAIGAETAYVYVRGEYVMAIRHLEHAIAEAHEKGYLGRKVLSSDFNFAIHIHCGAGAYICGEETAMLESLEGKRAQPRLKPPFPAVAGLYASPTVINNVETLVCVPHIIMRGPDWFRDIGPDKSPGPKLYCLSGQVRKPGLYELPMGIPLRELVEDYAGGALPGRKIKAVIPGGVSAPLIPERGLDVGMDFDSLAAVGSMLGSAGVIVIDDSTCMVKVATRIIEFFHHESCGKCTPCREGLDWAVKVLHRVEAGQGAPDDLDQLKALCKGIFGNTFCALGDGAAMGLRAALQHFEPEFVAHIEERRCPFH encoded by the coding sequence ATGTTCGACCCGGTTCTTCTCAGAAATATAGGTGATCCCGACAGCCGTTTGCTGTCGACTTATGAGGCCGGCGGCGGCTACCGGGCTCTGGCGAAGGTGCTGCACGAGCACTCGCCCGACGAGGTCATCGATCTCGTCAAAGCGTCCAATCTGCGCGGCCGTGGCGGCGCCGGATTTCCTACGGGGATGAAATGGAGTTTCGTGCCGAAGCGGAACGACAAGCCGAAATATCTGTGCTGCAACGCCGATGAGGGCGAGCCGGGCACCTTCAAGGACCGGATCATCATGGAGCGAGACCCGCACCAGCTCATCGAGGGGCTGGCGATCAGCGCCTACGCGATTGGAGCCGAAACCGCCTATGTCTACGTCCGCGGAGAATATGTAATGGCGATACGTCACCTCGAGCACGCGATCGCCGAGGCTCATGAAAAGGGTTATCTGGGGCGGAAGGTTCTAAGCTCGGATTTCAATTTCGCAATACACATCCACTGCGGCGCCGGCGCCTATATCTGCGGCGAGGAGACCGCGATGCTCGAGTCGCTTGAGGGCAAGCGAGCGCAGCCGCGATTGAAGCCGCCATTTCCGGCCGTGGCCGGGCTCTACGCCAGCCCGACCGTGATCAACAATGTCGAGACGCTCGTTTGCGTGCCGCACATCATTATGCGAGGGCCGGACTGGTTTCGGGATATCGGGCCGGACAAGAGCCCCGGCCCGAAGCTCTACTGCCTCAGCGGGCAGGTCCGCAAACCCGGCCTCTACGAGTTGCCGATGGGCATACCGCTGCGCGAGCTGGTCGAGGACTACGCCGGCGGCGCCCTGCCGGGCCGCAAGATCAAGGCGGTGATCCCCGGCGGGGTTTCGGCGCCGCTGATTCCGGAGCGCGGTCTGGACGTGGGGATGGACTTCGACTCGCTGGCCGCTGTCGGCTCGATGCTCGGCTCAGCAGGAGTGATCGTGATCGACGACTCGACCTGCATGGTCAAGGTCGCGACCCGGATCATCGAATTCTTCCATCATGAGTCCTGCGGCAAGTGTACTCCCTGCCGCGAAGGGCTGGACTGGGCCGTGAAAGTGCTGCACCGGGTCGAGGCGGGGCAGGGCGCGCCGGACGATCTGGACCAGCTTAAGGCTCTCTGCAAGGGCATTTTCGGCAATACCTTCTGCGCTCTGGGCGACGGCGCGGCCATGGGGCTCAGGGCGGCGCTGCAGCATTTCGAACCCGAATTCGTGGCCCATATCGAGGAGCGGAGGTGCCCGTTTCACTGA
- the nuoG gene encoding NADH-quinone oxidoreductase subunit NuoG — MVSVTIDTQTLEVEAGSTVLQAAQRLGIDIPTFCYLKRLPALASCRMCLVEIEGLRRLQPSCATAVTDGMVVRTNTPLIEETRSSMLDMLLANHPLDCPICDKGGECELQDMVMAYGPRESRFRDDKRVFHSKDIRLSPVIIMNVNRCIQCQRCVRMCEEVVGAVALGTVEKGMDTAVTGFEGSLASCDQCGNCVEVCPVGALMSFPYRYKARPWDLVETDTICPHCGTGCQLTVGTRKGEFMRVRSKWDEGVNHETLCARGRFGLDFVTSRDRIKRPMIRRDGVLVPVSWDEAGDYLRRRLSAVESKAAGGLASPRLPNEVLYQFQKLMRTVFGTNNIDCSTRWSTPFDILGPLAASFYSRAPLDEVIGKDCVLIVGGNVTEENPVTEYLLRDAARRRHTALLMLSARPSRLDADARAVLRAPPGGEAASLAAVVAELAAVADQTLPSDDLADIQAKISRPAVSTDGLDRLVAALKEGHSVTVLVSVDLLRLPEARATLQQLNNLLQLLSRLGKCPTMQFLFDRANQMGAWDMGVLPAALPGLQAVGGDEARGTLARNWSTEIPSEPGAGLDAMLELCVGGRMGMLYIAGSDPLIAYPDRSFVTRALGAADLLIVQDTFLTETAGLAEVVLPAAGYGEESGTFTNNEGRTQNVHKFREPAFEARSNLAIFDFVAALRNQPLQPSTQGEIFAEITRLVPAYQGLTQEELGADGAFTKAVPTSPAGGFFAPSPTPKAADRLMLVTGNGLFHNGYLSERSEILNTIAEDPYVEMSGEDAAQLGLSDRDQVIVRSDRGELTAKLKVNRRFPTGLVFVPENYRALRLNNLMRRGEYPCPVDVQKAHAVFEFPRAAGAEARPESPS, encoded by the coding sequence ATGGTTAGCGTCACGATCGACACACAAACGCTGGAAGTTGAGGCCGGCTCGACGGTGCTGCAGGCCGCCCAGCGTTTGGGCATCGACATCCCGACCTTCTGCTATCTGAAACGCCTGCCGGCGCTGGCCTCCTGCCGCATGTGTCTGGTGGAGATCGAGGGGTTGCGGCGGCTGCAGCCGTCCTGCGCCACCGCGGTAACCGATGGCATGGTGGTGCGGACGAACACGCCGCTGATCGAGGAAACGCGCTCTTCCATGCTCGACATGCTACTCGCCAACCATCCCCTCGATTGCCCGATCTGCGACAAGGGCGGCGAATGTGAGCTTCAGGATATGGTGATGGCGTACGGCCCGCGCGAAAGCCGGTTCCGCGATGACAAACGTGTGTTCCACTCGAAAGATATCCGCCTCAGTCCGGTGATCATCATGAACGTCAACCGCTGCATTCAGTGCCAGCGCTGCGTCCGGATGTGTGAGGAGGTTGTCGGCGCGGTTGCGCTCGGCACCGTCGAAAAAGGCATGGATACCGCCGTCACCGGCTTCGAGGGGAGCCTCGCAAGTTGCGATCAGTGCGGCAATTGCGTCGAGGTTTGCCCTGTCGGGGCGCTGATGAGCTTCCCCTATCGCTACAAGGCGCGGCCCTGGGATCTGGTTGAGACCGACACCATTTGCCCGCATTGCGGCACCGGTTGCCAACTGACAGTCGGCACGCGCAAGGGCGAGTTCATGCGGGTGCGCTCGAAATGGGACGAGGGGGTCAATCACGAAACGCTCTGCGCACGGGGACGCTTCGGCCTCGATTTCGTCACAAGCCGGGACCGGATAAAGCGGCCGATGATCCGTCGTGACGGCGTCCTGGTGCCGGTTTCCTGGGACGAAGCGGGGGATTATCTGCGCCGGCGTTTGTCTGCCGTCGAGAGCAAGGCTGCTGGCGGGCTGGCGTCGCCGCGCCTGCCAAATGAGGTGCTTTATCAGTTCCAGAAGCTGATGCGGACGGTCTTCGGGACCAACAATATCGACTGCTCGACGCGCTGGTCCACACCCTTCGATATACTCGGTCCGTTGGCCGCAAGCTTCTACAGCCGAGCACCGCTCGACGAAGTGATCGGCAAAGACTGCGTGCTCATTGTTGGCGGCAACGTTACCGAAGAGAATCCGGTCACCGAATATCTGCTACGGGACGCCGCACGGCGGCGACACACCGCGTTGCTCATGCTCTCGGCGCGGCCATCCCGTCTGGACGCCGATGCCCGGGCAGTCCTTCGTGCCCCACCGGGCGGAGAAGCGGCAAGCCTGGCGGCTGTTGTAGCCGAGCTTGCAGCGGTCGCCGATCAGACGTTGCCGAGCGACGACTTGGCGGACATCCAAGCAAAAATCAGCAGGCCGGCGGTGAGTACAGACGGGCTGGATCGTCTGGTCGCCGCGCTCAAGGAAGGCCACAGCGTTACCGTGCTTGTCAGCGTCGACCTGCTGAGATTGCCGGAAGCGCGAGCGACGCTGCAACAACTCAACAACCTGCTGCAGCTTCTCAGCCGGCTCGGCAAATGCCCTACAATGCAGTTTCTCTTCGACCGTGCCAACCAGATGGGGGCCTGGGACATGGGGGTTCTGCCGGCGGCTCTCCCAGGACTGCAGGCTGTCGGTGGTGATGAGGCTCGCGGAACACTCGCACGGAACTGGAGTACCGAAATCCCCTCCGAACCCGGCGCGGGTCTCGACGCCATGCTGGAGCTCTGCGTCGGTGGACGGATGGGCATGCTCTACATCGCCGGAAGTGACCCATTGATCGCCTATCCCGACAGGAGTTTCGTGACACGGGCACTTGGCGCCGCCGATCTCCTGATCGTGCAGGACACCTTCCTCACGGAGACGGCGGGCCTGGCAGAGGTCGTGCTGCCCGCCGCAGGTTATGGCGAGGAATCCGGCACCTTCACCAACAACGAAGGCCGGACCCAAAATGTCCATAAATTCCGCGAACCTGCCTTCGAGGCGCGAAGCAATCTGGCGATCTTCGATTTCGTCGCGGCGTTGCGTAACCAGCCACTGCAGCCATCGACGCAAGGCGAAATTTTTGCCGAGATTACCCGGCTGGTTCCCGCCTATCAGGGTCTGACGCAGGAGGAGCTTGGCGCCGACGGTGCGTTCACCAAGGCGGTCCCAACATCACCGGCTGGCGGGTTCTTCGCGCCGTCGCCTACCCCGAAAGCAGCCGACCGGCTGATGCTGGTCACCGGCAACGGCCTGTTCCACAATGGATATCTCTCCGAACGCTCGGAGATCCTGAATACGATCGCTGAAGACCCCTATGTCGAGATGAGCGGAGAGGATGCCGCACAACTTGGCCTTTCGGATCGCGATCAGGTGATCGTGCGATCCGACCGGGGTGAATTAACGGCGAAGCTCAAAGTCAACAGACGTTTCCCAACGGGCCTCGTGTTCGTTCCTGAAAACTACAGGGCCCTGCGTCTCAACAACCTCATGCGGCGGGGCGAATACCCATGTCCGGTGGATGTTCAAAAGGCACATGCGGTCTTCGAGTTTCCCAGGGCTGCCGGCGCCGAGGCGAGACCGGAGAGTCCGAGCTGA
- a CDS encoding CBS domain-containing protein yields MHVCQILKNKSPELISIRPDRPMVEVLRLFRDKNIGFVVVGRKPGECIGTLSERDCCNAVAEHGTEAPMMRVADIMNRNVATCSTQDLLPYVMAIMTQRRTRHVLVMDGNTPIGVVSIGDVVKHRLEESLHNEEAMHEYIAGTRYH; encoded by the coding sequence ATGCATGTGTGCCAAATTTTGAAAAACAAATCTCCCGAACTCATCTCGATCAGGCCGGATCGGCCGATGGTGGAGGTCCTGCGGCTGTTTCGGGACAAGAACATCGGCTTCGTGGTCGTTGGCCGCAAGCCCGGAGAATGCATAGGCACGCTGTCAGAGCGGGACTGCTGCAATGCGGTGGCCGAACACGGCACCGAGGCACCCATGATGCGGGTTGCCGACATCATGAACCGCAATGTGGCGACGTGTTCGACACAGGATTTGCTGCCCTATGTGATGGCGATCATGACCCAACGGCGGACGCGCCATGTGCTGGTCATGGATGGCAACACCCCCATCGGCGTGGTGAGCATCGGCGACGTGGTCAAGCACCGGCTCGAAGAATCCCTGCACAACGAAGAGGCAATGCACGAATATATTGCCGGGACCCGTTATCATTGA
- a CDS encoding NADH-quinone oxidoreductase subunit I produces the protein MSRAQDRLGTWIGWAFFADLARALALTSGYMFSRSVTMQYPDKEKWLPYSRYRGHHFLKRDDEGEIKCVACELCARICPCDCIEVIPYEDEKGNRHPAKFEIDTARCLFCGLCEDACPADAIALGQQYEFSSFSSRDLVIGRDDLLGKPGKAITGGGVVAARLNTEEEVLVETSEPQGYNWWRNIRRT, from the coding sequence ATGTCGCGCGCGCAGGACAGACTTGGAACATGGATCGGCTGGGCATTCTTCGCCGATCTGGCGAGAGCCTTGGCTTTGACCTCCGGCTACATGTTCTCCAGATCTGTGACCATGCAATATCCCGACAAGGAAAAATGGCTGCCCTACTCGCGTTACCGCGGTCACCACTTCCTGAAGCGCGACGACGAGGGCGAGATCAAATGCGTGGCCTGCGAACTCTGCGCGCGGATTTGTCCCTGCGACTGCATCGAAGTCATCCCTTACGAAGATGAGAAGGGCAATCGTCACCCCGCAAAATTCGAGATCGATACGGCTCGGTGCCTGTTCTGCGGGCTGTGCGAAGACGCCTGTCCCGCAGACGCGATCGCGCTTGGTCAGCAGTACGAATTCTCGAGTTTTTCATCCCGTGACCTGGTGATCGGGCGCGACGATCTGCTCGGCAAGCCGGGCAAGGCGATAACCGGCGGTGGCGTGGTCGCTGCGCGCCTGAACACCGAAGAGGAAGTTCTGGTCGAAACGAGCGAACCGCAAGGTTACAACTGGTGGCGAAATATCCGGCGAACGTGA
- the nuoH gene encoding NADH-quinone oxidoreductase subunit NuoH, whose amino-acid sequence MELIVALGLIAFKVAFLIAALLLLPLPLTWLERKIAGHMQQRMGPMRVGWHGLLQPMADGIKLLTKEDHIPAEADRFLFKLAPILALVPPFVVFVAIPFGENVSVLGTEITLYVSNMNVAILFVFAVIGIEVYGVIFGGWAANSKYAVLGSLRTCAQMISYEIPMGFSVIGVVMLAQSMSLLEIVRAQAHVWNIVYQPIGFFVFFVAGLAEAQRIPFDLAEAEGDLGAGFHTEYSGIRFAFFMVSEYAIMLLMSVLVVILFFGGWNGILIPLPPLLWFLLKVAFFVYLFMLFRFTFPRYRYDQLMAIGWKVLLPLSIANIILTGIVFF is encoded by the coding sequence ATGGAACTTATCGTCGCCCTTGGTCTGATCGCCTTCAAGGTCGCGTTTCTGATCGCGGCCCTCCTGTTGCTGCCCTTGCCGCTGACCTGGCTTGAACGCAAGATCGCCGGACACATGCAGCAGCGGATGGGGCCGATGCGCGTGGGTTGGCACGGGCTACTGCAGCCGATGGCGGACGGGATCAAGCTCCTAACCAAAGAAGACCATATTCCGGCCGAAGCCGACCGCTTCCTGTTCAAACTGGCGCCGATCCTGGCGCTCGTCCCACCCTTTGTGGTGTTCGTCGCGATCCCTTTCGGCGAAAATGTCTCGGTCCTCGGCACCGAAATCACGCTCTACGTTTCCAACATGAATGTGGCGATCCTTTTCGTCTTCGCTGTGATTGGGATCGAGGTTTATGGCGTCATCTTCGGCGGCTGGGCCGCTAACAGCAAATATGCCGTTCTGGGCAGCCTCAGAACGTGTGCGCAAATGATCAGCTACGAGATCCCGATGGGATTCTCGGTCATTGGCGTGGTGATGCTGGCGCAATCCATGAGTCTGCTCGAAATTGTGCGAGCACAAGCCCATGTCTGGAATATCGTCTATCAACCGATTGGCTTCTTCGTGTTCTTCGTCGCCGGACTGGCCGAAGCGCAACGCATTCCCTTCGATCTGGCGGAGGCGGAAGGCGATCTGGGGGCCGGGTTCCATACCGAATACAGCGGCATCCGCTTTGCGTTCTTCATGGTCAGCGAATATGCCATCATGCTCTTGATGTCGGTGCTGGTGGTGATCCTATTCTTTGGCGGCTGGAACGGTATATTGATCCCGCTGCCACCGCTCCTCTGGTTTCTGCTCAAGGTCGCGTTCTTCGTCTATCTGTTCATGTTATTCCGCTTTACTTTCCCCCGCTATCGCTACGACCAGCTGATGGCGATCGGATGGAAAGTCTTGCTTCCTCTATCGATCGCGAACATAATCCTAACTGGAATTGTTTTCTTTTAG
- a CDS encoding elongation factor G, translating to MRCFTVLGPSQTGKSTIVEKLGSLEGTPRKSSSPYGLNLTEFTFTNEAWCALDAPGPNEALAHVQHALLASDACILCVSPAPEEAVLAAPYLRIIEASQTPCILFVNRMDEPRGRLRDVIAALQDYANHSLLLRQVPIREGDRIVGSCDLISERAWRYREGQTSALIAIPESTAEREHEARTELLEHLSEFDDWLLEELIEDREPASDALYAISSRVLRENRIIPVLIGSASHGNGMMRLMKALRHEAPPVAALRQRLARASAVEEGRLTAVSFHAYHRQNIGKTVLVRALGEGLRQGVSLGGSGLGAVQDPANGRSNSAIAPAPGDVFATVKSDHLPVPSLLTSDAPVAPPEWTEPPTPMLERILVPGSERDENKLSETLAKLSETDRGLVVLQEEGTGAQLVRAQGPVHLRDLCRTLSDVFHIDVTDRTPSPIYRETIAKPSEVHYRHRKQTGGAGQFADVKLSIRPNERGRGFTFSETVKGGVVPRNYIPAVEAGAREAMEKGPLGFGVIDVGVTLFDGQHHAVDSSEHAFRTASKMGVRQALSEGSAVLMQPIFRSEIHIPSVYSGNLVQIVSALKGQVLGFDRDETAKGWDIFRALVPGSALDDLARTLRSATQGIGYFSKAFDHFEELYGKEADAIVRAHETQRVEH from the coding sequence ATGCGTTGCTTTACCGTACTTGGACCCTCGCAGACTGGAAAATCGACAATTGTCGAAAAGCTCGGCTCGCTGGAGGGAACGCCGAGAAAATCCAGCTCTCCCTATGGACTGAATTTGACAGAATTCACCTTCACAAACGAAGCCTGGTGCGCGCTTGATGCACCGGGACCGAACGAAGCGTTAGCGCATGTGCAGCACGCGCTTCTCGCCAGCGACGCCTGCATTCTGTGTGTTTCTCCAGCTCCCGAGGAGGCTGTGCTCGCCGCGCCCTATCTGCGCATAATCGAGGCTTCGCAGACGCCTTGCATCCTCTTCGTCAATAGGATGGACGAACCGAGAGGGCGGCTAAGGGATGTGATCGCCGCGCTTCAGGACTATGCCAACCACAGCCTTCTGCTTCGCCAGGTCCCGATCCGCGAGGGGGATAGGATCGTGGGTAGTTGCGATCTGATTTCGGAACGGGCATGGCGCTACCGGGAAGGCCAAACTTCGGCGTTGATCGCGATCCCGGAAAGCACCGCCGAGCGCGAGCACGAAGCGCGAACCGAGCTTTTGGAACACCTGTCGGAATTCGATGACTGGCTCCTCGAGGAACTGATCGAGGACAGAGAACCGGCCAGCGACGCACTTTATGCCATTTCATCCCGGGTTCTCAGGGAAAACAGGATCATTCCAGTCCTGATCGGCTCTGCAAGCCATGGCAACGGCATGATGAGATTGATGAAGGCGCTCCGCCACGAAGCGCCGCCGGTAGCGGCTCTTCGACAGCGTCTCGCTCGTGCGAGCGCCGTCGAGGAAGGAAGGCTGACGGCCGTAAGCTTCCACGCCTATCATCGTCAGAATATCGGCAAAACGGTGCTCGTGCGTGCGCTTGGTGAGGGATTGCGGCAAGGCGTATCATTGGGCGGATCCGGCCTCGGCGCCGTACAGGATCCCGCAAACGGACGGTCCAACTCGGCGATTGCGCCTGCGCCGGGGGATGTCTTCGCGACAGTCAAGTCCGACCACTTGCCCGTGCCGTCGTTGTTGACATCAGACGCGCCGGTCGCCCCGCCGGAGTGGACGGAGCCACCGACGCCGATGCTTGAAAGGATACTGGTCCCGGGCAGCGAGCGCGATGAAAACAAGCTCTCCGAAACGCTGGCTAAACTTTCCGAGACGGATCGCGGTCTGGTCGTTTTGCAGGAAGAAGGCACCGGTGCCCAGCTCGTCCGTGCCCAGGGGCCGGTGCATCTGCGCGATCTCTGCCGAACCCTGTCCGACGTCTTTCACATCGACGTGACCGATCGGACGCCCAGCCCGATCTACCGCGAGACAATCGCGAAGCCATCCGAGGTTCATTACCGCCATCGCAAACAAACCGGCGGTGCCGGGCAATTCGCAGATGTGAAGCTGAGCATTCGCCCCAACGAGCGTGGCCGGGGCTTCACCTTCAGCGAAACCGTCAAGGGTGGCGTCGTTCCGCGCAACTACATCCCTGCCGTCGAGGCAGGCGCGCGCGAAGCGATGGAGAAGGGGCCGCTCGGCTTCGGGGTCATCGATGTCGGCGTAACGCTGTTCGATGGTCAGCACCATGCCGTCGACAGTTCGGAACACGCCTTTCGAACCGCGTCGAAGATGGGAGTGCGACAGGCGCTTTCCGAAGGATCGGCCGTTTTAATGCAGCCGATCTTCCGCAGCGAAATTCACATTCCGTCGGTCTATTCCGGCAATCTCGTCCAGATCGTCTCCGCCCTCAAGGGCCAAGTTCTCGGCTTCGACCGGGATGAAACCGCCAAGGGGTGGGACATCTTCCGGGCACTCGTTCCGGGTAGCGCGCTCGACGATCTGGCGCGGACCCTGCGCTCGGCAACGCAAGGTATTGGTTATTTTTCCAAAGCCTTCGATCATTTCGAGGAACTATATGGCAAGGAAGCGGATGCCATCGTAAGGGCACACGAGACACAACGCGTCGAACACTGA
- a CDS encoding LLM class flavin-dependent oxidoreductase, which produces MSSNSEFLWYIPNDVKAGHRGDSAVENHNSLTTLTDHAKALEEHGWKGALIGTGWGRPDTFTVATALAARTTSFEPLIAIRPGYWRPANFASAAATLDHLTGGRVRVNIVSGQDKLAAYGDSEGDQAHRYARTKEFMRLVRRLWTEENVTYAGEHFHVTESTIEPRIQVRGDRRHPKLYFGGASEAAERVSATEADVQLFWGEPLDGVRERIERLKVLSRELGRDLPPLEFGLRITTLVRDTTEQAWADAEAKVAEMAMGKGAGWNDHRRAVAVGQQRLLDLHRRGDVLDDNLYTAPGKFGGGGAGTTWLVGSAADVARSLRKYQDLGITHFVLSDTPYLSEIKRQGNQLLPLLRN; this is translated from the coding sequence ATGAGCAGCAATTCCGAATTTCTTTGGTATATTCCCAACGACGTCAAAGCCGGTCACCGTGGCGATTCCGCCGTCGAAAACCACAACAGCCTCACGACGCTGACCGACCACGCGAAAGCGCTGGAGGAGCACGGTTGGAAGGGCGCGCTCATCGGAACCGGCTGGGGCCGGCCCGACACCTTCACCGTCGCGACCGCGCTCGCCGCGCGAACCACCAGCTTCGAGCCGCTCATCGCGATCCGCCCGGGCTATTGGCGGCCAGCGAATTTTGCTTCCGCTGCCGCCACGCTGGACCACCTGACCGGCGGCCGCGTGCGCGTGAACATCGTATCCGGCCAGGACAAGCTGGCCGCCTATGGCGACAGCGAAGGCGATCAGGCGCACCGCTATGCCCGCACCAAGGAATTCATGCGGCTGGTTCGCAGACTGTGGACCGAAGAGAACGTCACTTATGCCGGCGAACACTTCCACGTCACCGAATCCACCATAGAGCCGCGCATCCAGGTCCGCGGCGACCGTCGACACCCCAAGCTCTATTTCGGCGGAGCCTCGGAGGCGGCCGAGCGAGTGTCTGCCACCGAGGCCGATGTCCAGCTGTTCTGGGGTGAGCCTCTCGACGGCGTTCGTGAGCGGATCGAGCGGCTGAAGGTTTTAAGCAGAGAATTGGGGCGCGACCTTCCTCCACTGGAATTCGGATTGCGGATCACCACGCTGGTCCGCGACACCACGGAGCAAGCCTGGGCCGACGCCGAGGCGAAGGTCGCTGAAATGGCCATGGGCAAGGGCGCCGGCTGGAACGATCACCGCCGGGCAGTGGCAGTGGGCCAGCAGCGGCTGCTCGATCTGCACAGGCGCGGGGATGTGCTTGACGACAACCTTTATACCGCGCCCGGCAAGTTTGGCGGCGGTGGCGCCGGCACGACATGGCTGGTCGGTTCCGCAGCCGACGTTGCGCGTTCGCTGCGCAAGTACCAGGATCTGGGCATAACTCACTTCGTGCTCTCCGACACACCGTACCTTTCTGAGATCAAGAGGCAGGGCAATCAATTGCTTCCGCTGCTGCGCAATTGA
- a CDS encoding SDR family NAD(P)-dependent oxidoreductase, translating to MSLKNKRVVVTGGTRGLGLGLVEALVDEGAKVWVVARDAADLEKVRTRLGVETASADIIDAAAANSILSDVRPAVLVLNAGAVPRMAPIDRTSWEDFTVTWDTDVKGGLYWMQAALNLPLAPGSRVLVSSSGAAQQGSPMSGGYGGAKRMLWLMAKYANGFSEQKGLDIRFQAIVPKQMVAGTGVGGAGSSAYAQAMGIEQDAFLARYPTMPPRQFGNHVVRVLTDATYDSALAIGIRGDTGVTVLEE from the coding sequence ATGAGCCTGAAGAACAAGCGCGTCGTGGTGACCGGGGGGACCCGAGGCCTCGGACTGGGACTGGTGGAAGCTCTCGTTGATGAGGGGGCCAAAGTCTGGGTGGTGGCCCGTGACGCTGCCGATCTTGAAAAGGTGCGGACACGGCTGGGGGTGGAGACGGCCTCGGCCGATATCATCGACGCAGCGGCCGCAAACAGTATTCTCTCGGATGTGCGTCCGGCGGTCCTGGTTCTCAACGCCGGGGCGGTGCCGCGCATGGCGCCGATCGATCGTACCAGTTGGGAAGACTTCACGGTGACCTGGGACACGGACGTCAAGGGTGGCCTTTACTGGATGCAGGCTGCGTTGAATCTTCCGCTTGCTCCCGGCAGCCGGGTTCTGGTGAGCTCGAGCGGCGCGGCGCAACAGGGATCGCCCATGTCCGGTGGTTACGGAGGTGCCAAGCGGATGCTGTGGCTGATGGCCAAATACGCCAATGGCTTCTCCGAACAGAAAGGCCTTGACATTCGCTTCCAGGCGATAGTGCCTAAGCAGATGGTCGCCGGTACTGGTGTCGGCGGCGCGGGTTCCAGCGCTTACGCCCAGGCAATGGGAATAGAGCAGGATGCATTCCTCGCTCGGTACCCCACTATGCCGCCGCGCCAATTCGGCAATCACGTCGTTCGGGTTCTCACCGACGCGACATATGATTCAGCGCTTGCAATTGGCATCAGGGGTGACACGGGCGTCACCGTTTTGGAAGAATAG
- a CDS encoding sigma-70 family RNA polymerase sigma factor, with protein MNRKQTAGVDEESFLAMVSEIRPELHRYCARLTGSVIDGEDVVQEAIVKAYQTLETLKAKDAWRAWLFRIAHNRALDLLRSRALRAAEPLEAASEMPDDDAPDPLERLMRQEAITTAVSRFVELPTIQRSVVVLKDVLDQSLDDIAGLLEISVDAVKGHLARGRARLREINARAPKRSAIRTHSAENLRYVELFNRRDWESLRALLANDVKLHQATHAVRSGADVGMFFTIYARKAPAIHLAAAWLEGQEVIAVFENGPAPRPNHFMRIEWREGQIAFIRDYRYVPYIVESAELILDS; from the coding sequence ATGAACCGAAAACAAACCGCAGGCGTCGATGAGGAAAGTTTCCTTGCCATGGTCAGCGAGATCCGGCCAGAGCTTCATCGCTATTGCGCGCGCCTGACCGGTTCGGTGATCGATGGCGAGGACGTGGTGCAGGAGGCAATCGTAAAGGCCTATCAGACCCTTGAGACCCTGAAGGCAAAGGATGCTTGGCGCGCTTGGTTGTTTCGTATCGCCCATAACCGCGCTCTCGACCTTCTGCGCAGTCGCGCATTAAGAGCAGCCGAACCGTTGGAGGCGGCATCGGAGATGCCTGATGACGATGCTCCCGATCCCTTGGAGAGGCTGATGCGTCAGGAAGCGATCACAACGGCCGTATCGCGGTTCGTCGAACTTCCGACGATCCAGCGGAGCGTCGTCGTCTTGAAGGACGTGCTCGACCAATCGCTCGACGACATCGCAGGCCTCCTTGAGATTAGCGTTGATGCGGTGAAGGGCCACCTTGCTCGAGGTCGGGCGCGACTGAGGGAGATCAATGCGCGAGCGCCGAAACGTTCGGCCATCCGAACGCACTCAGCCGAAAACCTGCGTTATGTCGAGCTTTTCAACCGGCGTGACTGGGAGAGCCTCAGAGCGCTCCTTGCGAACGACGTCAAACTGCATCAGGCCACGCATGCGGTCCGGTCGGGAGCAGATGTCGGCATGTTCTTCACGATCTACGCACGGAAAGCACCAGCAATTCATCTCGCCGCCGCATGGCTCGAGGGGCAGGAGGTGATCGCCGTGTTCGAAAATGGTCCGGCGCCAAGGCCGAACCACTTCATGCGGATAGAATGGCGGGAAGGGCAGATCGCCTTTATCCGTGATTATCGTTACGTCCCTTATATTGTGGAAAGTGCCGAGCTGATTCTCGATAGTTGA